One genomic window of Misgurnus anguillicaudatus chromosome 12, ASM2758022v2, whole genome shotgun sequence includes the following:
- the LOC129447049 gene encoding uncharacterized protein: MRPARSRTLIIISTGTITKQFYGASVSNEPYPADHLMRHIVLYNYRSVIPHTPMGKKVLQCFPWYKRGKDRGKGRLCPPPAVPSVEVQPVFSTKVSWGYDGDESTTHPVYFSHKARVAYRHQMDGNIIDATC, from the exons ATGCGCCCTGCTCGCTCCCGCACGCTCATCATCATCTCTACAGGGACTATCACGAAACAATTTTATGGAGCCTCAGTTTCAAACGAACCATATCCTGCAGATCACTTGATGAGACACATCGTTTTATATAACTACAG ATCTGTTATTCCACACACACCCATGGGTAAGAAAGTCTTACAGTGTTTTCCCTGGTATAAACGTGGTAAAGACAGGGGTAAGGGCAGACTGTGTCCACCTCCGGCTG TTCCATCTGTTGAGGTGCAACCTGTATTTTCTACGAAAGTATCCTGGGGTTATGACGGAGATGAGAGCACCACACATCCCGTCTATTTTTCCCATAAAGCGCGAGTGGCTTATCGCCACCAGATGGACGGCAATATTATCGATGCCACCTGCTAA
- the pcolcea gene encoding procollagen C-endopeptidase enhancer a isoform X2 has product MNMLPMPEFNCGGDLKGDSGFVGSEGFPSYYKPNSKCTWYITVPEGNVVMLSFRVFDLEADSLCRYDYVDVYNGHSNMVQKLGRFCGTFRPGALISTSNVMMVEMVSDSGTGGRGFVASFNGVKPHVDELQFCGGKLTKSQGTIKTPNWPEKNYPPGISCSWLITVEPEMVIEVKFDKFDVESDNYCRFDYVTFYNGGEKDDSRRIGKYCGDTAPQNIVTNSNVLLVQFVSDLSVTSDGFMATYYSIPRGQRTPTEGGDVMSGPRVSSTLTKPRITPAKPVKPVVVATEAPTTTTATTTTTKVPEQRKPRPKPVQPSKPARPSVREPEPDEPKPASDVNPLCPKACKREGSIKTSFCASEFVITGKMTAMSPGPNGSLHATVSLIKAYKTGSLTITQAGETMSVKLMLTCRKCPLLRRGQNYILMGQVDEDGRGILSPGSFTALYKATHQKLLTNINNQPC; this is encoded by the exons GCCTGAGTTTAACTGCGGAGGTGATCTGAAAGGAGACTCCGGCTTTGTGGGAAGCGAAGGTTTCCCGTCATACTACAAACCTAACAGCAAATGCACCTGGTACATTACA GTCCCCGAGGGTAATGTGGTCATGCTCTCCTTCAGGGTTTTTGATTTGGAGGCTGACTCTCTTTGTCGCTATGACTATGTGGATGTGTATAACGGACACTCTAACATGGTACAGAAGCTCGGGCGCTTCTGTGGAACGTTCAGACCTGGGGCTCTCATCTCCACATCCAACGTCATGATGGTAGAGATGGTGTCCGATTCTGGGACAGGTGGAAGAGGGTTCGTGGCCAGCTTCAATGGAGTAAAGCCACATGTGGATG AGCTACAGTTTTGTGGTGGGAAGCTCACAAAGTCTCAGGGCACGATCAAAACTCCAAACTGGCCCGAGAAGAATTATCCACCAGGCATCAGCTGTTCCTGGCTTATCACAGTGGAACCAGAAATG GTGATCGAGGTGAAGTTTGACAAGTTTGATGTGGAGTCTGACAATTATTGCCGCTTCGACTACGTAACGTTTTATAACGGAGGAGAAAAAGACGACTCGCGACGCATCGGAAAATACTGCGGAGACACTGCACCTCA GAATATTGTAACCAACAGTAATGTGCTATTGGTCCAGTTTGTGTCTGACCTTAGTGTGACGTCTGATGGATTCATGGCCACGTACTACAGTATCCCACGTGGCCAACGCACTCCAACTGAAGGAGGTGATGTTATGTCAGGACCTAGAGTGTCATCCACACTCACAAAACCCCGTATCACCCCGGCTAAACCAGTGAAACCTGTTGTCGTGGCAACAGAAGCACCAACTACAACCACAGCAACAACCACTACTACAAAGGTGCCAGAGCAGCGAAAGCCACGACCCAAACCTGTCCAACCCAGTAAACCTGCGAGACCGTCAGTTCGTGAACCGGAACCTGATGAGCCCAAACCAG CCTCAGACGTAAACCCCTTGTGTCCCAAGGCATGTAAAAGAGAGGGATCCATCAAGACCAGCTTCTGTGCTAGTGAATTTG TGATCACTGGTAAAATGACAGCAATGAGCCCGGGACCTAATGGAAGTCTGCATGCAACTGTTTCCTTAATTAAGGCCTATAAGACTGGTAGTCTCACAATCACCCAAGCTGGAGAGACCATGTCTGTCAAACTCATGCTAACCTGCAGGAAATGTCCACTGCTGCGCAGAG GTCAAAACTACATCCTGATGGGTCAGGTGGACGAGGATGGGCGTGGCATACTCAGTCCTGGTAGTTTTACAGCCTTGTACAAAGCCACCCATCAAAAGCTATTGACCAACATCAACAACCAACCATGCTGA
- the pcolcea gene encoding procollagen C-endopeptidase enhancer a isoform X1 produces MRLSVLWNMERLTGVWSLVLLMFMSFGATLCQTTNYTRPEFNCGGDLKGDSGFVGSEGFPSYYKPNSKCTWYITVPEGNVVMLSFRVFDLEADSLCRYDYVDVYNGHSNMVQKLGRFCGTFRPGALISTSNVMMVEMVSDSGTGGRGFVASFNGVKPHVDELQFCGGKLTKSQGTIKTPNWPEKNYPPGISCSWLITVEPEMVIEVKFDKFDVESDNYCRFDYVTFYNGGEKDDSRRIGKYCGDTAPQNIVTNSNVLLVQFVSDLSVTSDGFMATYYSIPRGQRTPTEGGDVMSGPRVSSTLTKPRITPAKPVKPVVVATEAPTTTTATTTTTKVPEQRKPRPKPVQPSKPARPSVREPEPDEPKPASDVNPLCPKACKREGSIKTSFCASEFVITGKMTAMSPGPNGSLHATVSLIKAYKTGSLTITQAGETMSVKLMLTCRKCPLLRRGQNYILMGQVDEDGRGILSPGSFTALYKATHQKLLTNINNQPC; encoded by the exons ATGCGGCTCTCAGTACTGTGGAATATGGAGCGTTTAACTGGTGTGTGGAGTTTGGTGCTGTTGATGTTTATGAGTTTTGGAGCAACGTTGTGTCAGACCACCAACTACACCAG GCCTGAGTTTAACTGCGGAGGTGATCTGAAAGGAGACTCCGGCTTTGTGGGAAGCGAAGGTTTCCCGTCATACTACAAACCTAACAGCAAATGCACCTGGTACATTACA GTCCCCGAGGGTAATGTGGTCATGCTCTCCTTCAGGGTTTTTGATTTGGAGGCTGACTCTCTTTGTCGCTATGACTATGTGGATGTGTATAACGGACACTCTAACATGGTACAGAAGCTCGGGCGCTTCTGTGGAACGTTCAGACCTGGGGCTCTCATCTCCACATCCAACGTCATGATGGTAGAGATGGTGTCCGATTCTGGGACAGGTGGAAGAGGGTTCGTGGCCAGCTTCAATGGAGTAAAGCCACATGTGGATG AGCTACAGTTTTGTGGTGGGAAGCTCACAAAGTCTCAGGGCACGATCAAAACTCCAAACTGGCCCGAGAAGAATTATCCACCAGGCATCAGCTGTTCCTGGCTTATCACAGTGGAACCAGAAATG GTGATCGAGGTGAAGTTTGACAAGTTTGATGTGGAGTCTGACAATTATTGCCGCTTCGACTACGTAACGTTTTATAACGGAGGAGAAAAAGACGACTCGCGACGCATCGGAAAATACTGCGGAGACACTGCACCTCA GAATATTGTAACCAACAGTAATGTGCTATTGGTCCAGTTTGTGTCTGACCTTAGTGTGACGTCTGATGGATTCATGGCCACGTACTACAGTATCCCACGTGGCCAACGCACTCCAACTGAAGGAGGTGATGTTATGTCAGGACCTAGAGTGTCATCCACACTCACAAAACCCCGTATCACCCCGGCTAAACCAGTGAAACCTGTTGTCGTGGCAACAGAAGCACCAACTACAACCACAGCAACAACCACTACTACAAAGGTGCCAGAGCAGCGAAAGCCACGACCCAAACCTGTCCAACCCAGTAAACCTGCGAGACCGTCAGTTCGTGAACCGGAACCTGATGAGCCCAAACCAG CCTCAGACGTAAACCCCTTGTGTCCCAAGGCATGTAAAAGAGAGGGATCCATCAAGACCAGCTTCTGTGCTAGTGAATTTG TGATCACTGGTAAAATGACAGCAATGAGCCCGGGACCTAATGGAAGTCTGCATGCAACTGTTTCCTTAATTAAGGCCTATAAGACTGGTAGTCTCACAATCACCCAAGCTGGAGAGACCATGTCTGTCAAACTCATGCTAACCTGCAGGAAATGTCCACTGCTGCGCAGAG GTCAAAACTACATCCTGATGGGTCAGGTGGACGAGGATGGGCGTGGCATACTCAGTCCTGGTAGTTTTACAGCCTTGTACAAAGCCACCCATCAAAAGCTATTGACCAACATCAACAACCAACCATGCTGA